The following coding sequences are from one Lysinibacillus sp. FSL W8-0992 window:
- a CDS encoding urease accessory protein UreF, which yields MKRQNDVLNNHSNTADTLTDFSLLRLLQIHDSAFPIGSYTHSYGMETYIQEDVIRTKEQLIDYCKSYLFYNLVNGDALIIQDAFHAAKVRDCARLTELDELCGAIKLAKESRDASLNVGKQFIRTVAPLMDSPLLMQWQEKIAKEEVQGHYAVLYAIYSEALGVDVYHAVMTYMYASISGLVQNAVRAVPFGQNTGVQALNKLLVFIEEASEKVMTLTIDDLSNNALGIELASMKHEFLFSRLFIS from the coding sequence ATGAAACGACAGAACGACGTTTTAAACAACCATTCAAATACCGCGGACACGCTCACTGATTTTTCGTTATTGCGCCTATTACAAATCCATGATTCTGCATTTCCAATAGGCTCTTATACGCATTCATATGGGATGGAAACGTATATTCAGGAAGATGTTATTCGCACAAAGGAACAATTAATAGATTATTGTAAATCGTATTTATTTTATAATTTAGTGAATGGTGACGCCTTAATTATTCAGGATGCGTTCCATGCAGCAAAAGTAAGAGATTGTGCTCGCCTTACAGAGTTAGACGAACTTTGCGGGGCTATCAAGCTAGCAAAAGAATCGAGAGATGCTAGTCTCAATGTTGGCAAGCAATTTATCCGAACAGTGGCACCTTTGATGGACAGCCCTTTATTAATGCAATGGCAAGAAAAGATAGCCAAAGAAGAAGTGCAAGGCCATTACGCAGTACTTTATGCGATTTATAGTGAAGCACTTGGTGTAGATGTCTATCATGCAGTGATGACTTATATGTATGCATCCATTAGCGGATTAGTACAAAATGCTGTTCGCGCTGTGCCGTTCGGTCAAAATACAGGTGTACAAGCATTAAATAAACTTCTTGTCTTTATAGAGGAAGCTTCGGAAAAGGTCATGACCTTAACGATAGATGACCTCTCTAATAATGCTTTAGGTATTGAACTAGCATCGATGAAACATGAATTTTTATTTTCAAGATTATTTATTTCATAG
- the ureC gene encoding urease subunit alpha: protein MKVTHEAYAKMFGPTVGDKVRLADTDLWIEIEKDYTTYGDEGVFGGGKSLRVSMGQNGKNTRNEGVLDTVITNVIIIDYMGIVKADIGIKDGRIIGIGKAGNPNSMDGVDQDMIIGVGTEVYAGEGLIATAGAIDTHIHFISPDQVETALLAGTTTFIGGGTGPAAGSKATSLTAGEWHLHRMLQAVEGFPINVGLLGKGSASDPEPIIEQVRAGAIGMKIHEDWGATPAALDQSLTVADEYDIQVALHSDTLNEAGFVEDTINAIDGRVIHIFHTEGAGGGHAPDQLVMASLPNILPASTNPTKPFTTNTIDEHLDMLMVCHHLKHDVPEDVAFADSRIRPETIAAEDIMQDLGILSIMSSDSQAMGRVGEVTIRTFQTADKMKKQRGALPQDEGKDHDNYRVKRYMAKLNINPAIAHGISHEVGSLEEGKLADIVLWDPAFFGVKAEVVIKSGIAVYGITGDPNASIPTPQPMKGRRTFGFYGQGPQNCGMTFLPNIAVEEGLPEKLGLKRMIGTVKNCRNISKADMKLNSATPKIDVNPETYEVKIDGELATCEPVDVLPMAQRYFLF from the coding sequence ATGAAGGTAACACATGAAGCTTACGCGAAAATGTTTGGTCCAACAGTAGGAGATAAGGTTCGGCTGGCCGATACAGATTTATGGATTGAAATCGAGAAGGATTATACAACGTACGGGGATGAAGGCGTATTTGGTGGTGGTAAATCATTGCGTGTCTCTATGGGACAAAACGGAAAGAATACGCGAAATGAAGGAGTGCTGGACACCGTAATAACGAACGTCATTATCATTGATTATATGGGTATTGTGAAAGCGGATATCGGTATAAAAGATGGGCGTATTATTGGTATTGGCAAAGCAGGCAATCCGAACAGTATGGACGGCGTCGACCAAGATATGATTATTGGCGTTGGCACAGAGGTTTATGCAGGTGAAGGTCTTATCGCTACGGCTGGGGCTATCGACACGCATATTCATTTCATTAGTCCAGATCAAGTGGAAACAGCATTATTAGCGGGGACAACAACCTTTATTGGTGGAGGTACAGGGCCTGCAGCTGGTTCTAAGGCGACAAGCTTAACTGCTGGTGAATGGCATCTACATCGCATGCTACAAGCTGTAGAAGGTTTTCCAATAAACGTTGGATTACTTGGCAAAGGTAGTGCATCTGATCCTGAACCAATTATTGAGCAAGTTCGTGCTGGGGCAATTGGTATGAAAATACATGAGGACTGGGGTGCAACACCCGCAGCACTTGATCAAAGTTTAACAGTTGCTGATGAGTATGATATTCAGGTGGCGTTACATTCAGATACATTAAATGAAGCTGGGTTCGTAGAAGATACGATTAATGCTATTGATGGTCGTGTAATTCACATTTTCCATACGGAAGGTGCAGGTGGTGGACATGCACCAGACCAATTAGTAATGGCATCATTACCTAATATATTGCCAGCATCTACTAATCCAACAAAACCGTTTACAACGAATACGATTGATGAGCATTTAGATATGTTAATGGTCTGTCATCATTTGAAGCATGATGTACCAGAAGACGTGGCGTTTGCCGATTCTCGAATTCGTCCAGAAACGATTGCTGCAGAAGATATTATGCAAGATTTAGGGATTTTAAGTATTATGTCATCCGATTCACAAGCGATGGGTCGTGTTGGTGAAGTGACAATACGAACGTTCCAAACGGCAGACAAAATGAAGAAACAGCGTGGTGCTTTACCGCAAGATGAAGGGAAAGATCACGATAATTACCGCGTCAAGCGCTATATGGCTAAGCTCAATATTAACCCAGCAATAGCACATGGAATTAGCCATGAAGTAGGCTCACTAGAAGAAGGCAAGCTAGCGGACATCGTACTTTGGGATCCAGCGTTCTTTGGCGTCAAAGCGGAAGTTGTTATAAAAAGTGGTATTGCAGTTTACGGTATTACTGGTGATCCAAACGCATCAATTCCTACACCGCAGCCTATGAAAGGACGTCGGACGTTTGGCTTTTATGGACAAGGCCCTCAAAATTGTGGCATGACATTTTTACCAAACATTGCAGTAGAGGAAGGGTTACCGGAAAAATTAGGTTTAAAACGTATGATAGGGACAGTGAAAAATTGCCGAAATATTAGTAAGGCTGATATGAAGCTTAATAGTGCTACACCGAAAATTGATGTTAATCCTGAAACATACGAAGTGAAAATTGATGGTGAATTAGCTACATGTGAGCCAGTTGATGTTTTGCCAATGGCACAACGATATTTCTTATTTTAA
- a CDS encoding urease subunit beta, giving the protein MIPGEIRPKNDVIEINVGRATKKVLVSNTGDRPIQVGSHFHFIEVNRFLEFNREDAIGMHLHIPSGTAVRFEPGEEKEVELVEFGGKQHVFGLNKLTEGSTHHKDEILDKAIEGGFKGAEEK; this is encoded by the coding sequence ATGATTCCTGGAGAAATCAGACCAAAAAATGATGTTATCGAAATAAATGTAGGAAGAGCAACAAAAAAAGTACTTGTTTCGAATACGGGAGACCGTCCGATACAAGTTGGCTCCCATTTTCATTTTATTGAAGTCAATAGATTTCTAGAGTTTAACCGAGAAGATGCGATTGGAATGCATCTTCATATTCCATCAGGCACAGCAGTTCGATTTGAACCTGGGGAAGAAAAAGAAGTGGAGCTTGTTGAGTTCGGGGGCAAACAGCATGTTTTTGGATTGAACAAGCTAACGGAAGGCTCTACTCATCATAAGGATGAAATATTAGATAAGGCAATTGAAGGTGGCTTTAAAGGAGCGGAAGAAAAATGA
- a CDS encoding urease accessory protein UreE: protein MLIEKIIGNIANEEEHSHKTTEWIELEWEELSKRILRTETDKGTDIALRLEGDEPLQYGDLLFEDDSRRIAIRTKLEPVIVISPKDMYEMGKSAFELGNRHTPCLIEHNEIIVRADHTINPLLDEIGVNYETTERRFKQPFKYRGHAH, encoded by the coding sequence ATGTTAATTGAAAAAATTATCGGCAATATTGCGAATGAAGAAGAACATTCACATAAAACAACAGAGTGGATAGAGCTTGAGTGGGAAGAATTAAGCAAACGTATCCTTCGAACAGAGACAGATAAAGGCACGGATATTGCTTTACGTTTAGAAGGAGACGAGCCATTACAATATGGTGACTTATTATTTGAGGATGATAGCCGTCGCATTGCGATTCGTACAAAACTCGAACCAGTTATCGTCATTTCACCGAAAGATATGTATGAGATGGGGAAATCTGCATTTGAATTAGGCAATCGCCATACACCTTGCTTAATTGAACATAATGAAATTATCGTACGAGCTGATCATACGATTAACCCATTATTAGATGAAATAGGAGTGAACTATGAAACGACAGAACGACGTTTTAAACAACCATTCAAATACCGCGGACACGCTCACTGA